The nucleotide window CATCGAGGTCATCGAGCTCGCACCCGCCGGTGCCGGTAGACAAATCCGGTAGACGCCACTTCGACAACGAGGAACGCCCAGGCCTGTTGGCCTGGGCGTTCATGTGGTGGCGGGGGCGGGATTTTGAACCCGCGACCTTCGGGTTATGAGTGATGAGCGACACATTTCTCTTATCTGCTCTCGGGTGCAGTTGTACAGCGTTGTTGCGCGAAACGCCAGGTCAGCAGGGTAAGAACGCCTGCCGACGCGGGCGTTCGTGTGCGCTCGTCTCCATGGGTCGGTCGATGGTGCGATGACAAATCCGCTGACGATGCCGTTGGGTACGCCGTCATCCGGGCCGGTGCGTCGTGGTTCGTTTGACAAGTTGTTTGACATGTTCGGGCGACGCGCCGCACACCTCTATATATATGGAGGTGTGCCCGACGATCACCGGTGAGGCGACCTGAACCGCGTCCTCGAGACGGGCGCGAACCTTCTCCGGGAACGACGTCTTCCTTGTTGCGTTGATCGCGGAACGTAAGCGACTTCGGGGGCGTGGTTGAGCTGCGGAGCTCGATCACCGGCGATCGGCGTCGGTGGACTCGTCGTTGACCTCACGGACGAGGTCGAGCAGTTGTGCGAGATCACCGAGTTGCCGGTCGAGATCTACGTCGCCGCCGCCGTGGAGGTTGGCGCGCAGGGTTGTGATGCCGGCGTCGCGGTAGAGGCGCAGCCGGTCGCGCACGAGGTCGTCGGTGCCGACGAGGTTGGTGCCGAGCCCGATCGCGGTGGGGACTCGTCGGCGCGCGGCGTCCTTTTCGCCCATGAGCCAGAGCCGTTGGACCTCGCGGATGTCGTCGCCGTAGCCCTGCCGTTCGAAGGCGTTGTTGTAGAAGTTCGTACCGGCTGAGCCCATAGCGCCGATGGTGAACGCGTAGCCGTCGGCGTGGCGGCGGCCCGCGGCCTCGACGTCGTCGGTGAACTCGACTCCTACGGCGACGGTGAGGTCGAGGTCAGCGATGTCGCGTCCTGCTCGGGCTGCTCCTTCGCGTATGGGGGCGAGGAACACGTCCGCGGTCTCGGGGAAGAACGAGGTGCCGATCCACCCGTCGGCGAGCTCACCGGTGAGGCGGAGGTTGGCTGGGCCGAGCGACGCGACGTAGATCGGTAGATGCATGGGCGGCATCAGCGACCGGATGGCGCGGCCTTCACTGCCGGGGAGCGGCAACTCGTAGATCTCGCCGTGGTAGTCGAGCCGCTCACCGGCGGTGATGGCGCGGATGATCTCGATGGTTTCGCGGGTGCGGCGCACGGGCTTGTCGAACGCGACGCCGTGCCAACCTTCCATCACCTGCGGTCCGCTGGTTCCGATGCCGAGCAGGCATCGCCCGCCCGACAGAGCGTGCAGCGATTGCGCGGTCATCGCGAGCATCGCCGGCGTGCGCGCGCCGAGCTGCGCGATGCCCGAACCCAACTTGATCGTTGACGTGCACGCCGCGAGGTACGCAAGCGGCGTGAACGCGTCGCCGGCCCAGAACTCGGGGCACCACACCGAGTCGACGCCGAGTCGTTCGGCCTGGCGCACGAACTCGACGGCTTCGGGTCGGCCCGGCGCCGCGCCGATGCCGACGCGAAGCGTCATCGCGCCTCTTCGGCGAGCTGCTTCACACCGTCGACGGTTTGCTGCATGTTGGCCTGGACCTCGCCGATGCGACGGCGCAGCACCCGTACTTCCTTGCCGGGATTGTTGGTGATGGCCATGGTCGTGCCCGACGGGCCGGGCCCCATGACGTAGGAGAACCGCAGGCGGGTGCCGCCCTCGCGGGGTTCGAGATCGAAACGCCAACGCGCGCCGGGATTGTCCGGGTCGGAGGTGCGCCAACCGAACGCGCGAGGTTCGTCGCAGTGATCGATGAAGCACGGGATCGTCCACTCGCCGAGCGCGGCGTGTTGGTTGCGCCCGTGGAACATGGCGCCGACGCCCCGGTCGTCGCTCGCCCACTCCGCGCCGGCGAACTCGTTGGAGAACCGTGCTGGGAGGTTGATGTCCGACACCAGAGACCACACCGTCGCCGGTGACGCGGCGATGTCGACCTCGGCGATGGCGCCGGGGCCGTCCTCGAAACGAAGCTCGTCGCTGGGGCCGCGCTCGGTCGTCAGGCCGAAGCGGTCGAAGTAGGTGATCGAGCGAGCAGGGTGACGCGGCGCGCGCTGGAAGTCGGTGCCCTTCGTGTAGGCGACCGGGAGCAGGACGATCTCGGTCATGTCTGTCGGTATGCGGAGGATCTCCTTGACCTTCGCGGTGTCCTGCAACGCGGCGGTGACCCAGGTCGTGCCGAGGCCTCGAGCGCGCAGCGCGAGACAGAAGCTCCACGCTGCTTGGATGACGGAGTCGAACAGGCCGGGCCGCCCGCTGCCGTCGTGGCGGCCGATGACCGTCGGGATGACGATGGCGGGGACCTCGGCGAGATGTTCGGCCAGATAGGCGGCCGATGCCATCACCTTCTCGCTCGGGTGGCCGGTGCCGTGCAGCCGTTCGGCGGCGGCGGACATGAACGGCAGCGCGGTGTCGCGATAGAGCTCGCCGAGCTGGTCCTTGACCCGCTGCTCGCGCACGATGATCCATCTCCGGCTGCCGAGGTTGCCGCCGGTCGGCGCCTGCTCGGCGAGATCGATGCAGTCGAGCAGCAGTTGGTTGTCGACCGGTCGCTCGAGGTCGAGCCGTCGGCGCACTGCGCGTGTCGTGGCGAGCACCTCGTCGATCTGGGCGACGTCGAAGCTCATGCCGAGGCTCGCTCGAGTCGCGCCGGCACGGTCTTGTGCCACGGTGTCCCGGCCCATGGATCGCGATCTTCGCTGGCGGTGAGCTCGTTGGGCGCGACACCGGTCTGATGCCGCGCTCCGGACTCGACGTGATCGAGACCGAGCCCGTTCGGGAGAGAGACGTGGCCTGACTGCACGGTGTCGTCCACTGCGACGGTGACGGCAACGCTCGCTCGCTTCCTGGTCAGCGTGGCGGTGTCGCCGTCGACGAGACCGAGCCTGTCAGCGTCGGCCGGCGAGACGCGCAGCGAACCGCCGGCGTCCTTCTTGCGCCAGGCCGGGTCGCGCAGGATCGTGTTGGCGGTGAACGAGCGCCGCTCGCCGGCGGAGAGGAGCAGCGGCCAGTCAGGGTCGTCACCGGGCGGTGTCGCGTCGCGAAGCTCGACGAGCTCGTCGAGGAGCTCGGAGATGTCGAGGTGGACGAGGCCGTCGTCGGTTTGGATGCGCGCCCACGTCGCTTCCCAGGCGTCGTCGGTGAACACGACACCGGACGGACGGTCGACGATCGCGTCGAACAGTCGGTTGCCGGCATCAGGACCGGAACCGAAACCGGCACGTTCGACGCCTTCAGGATTCAGGCTTCCGGTCAGCAGCGACACCAGCTTCTCGAGGTAGCTGACGAGCGTCGAGTGGCGGTTCATCTGCACGCCGAGGTCTTCGAACACCGCCACGCTGGCTGCGGACGCGATGCGGCGCGTCGCGGCGCGCACCAAGGTCTCGTCGACGCCGCTGATCTCGCAGTATCGCGTGATCGGCACCGCCTCGAGCGCGGCGAGCACCGGCTCGACACCGGACGCGTGGCGGTCGAGCCAGTCGCGATCGACGAGTCCTTCGTCCACGAGCACGGCGGCCATGGCGGCGATGAGCCACGCATCTCGACCGGATCGAACCTGGAGGTGGAAGTCGGCCATCGCCGCGGTCTCGGTCACCCTCGGGTCGATCACGATCATCGCCCGGTCGGGATCGGCGGCGATCGCCTTGAGTGTGGTGCGGGCGTGGGGGATGCCGTGGGAGATCCACGGGTTCTTGCCGACGAAGAACGCGACCTCGCAATGCTCGAAGTCACCGCGCAGCGGTGTGCCGAACATCTTGCCCATGACCAACACCTCGCCGGTCTTCTCCTGGGAGATGGCGTTGGCCCGGAAGCGGACGCCGAGCGCCTTGAGGGTTGCCGATCCGTACACGCCGCCGAGGTGGTTCCCTTGCCCGCCGCCGCCGTAGTACACGATCGACTCGCCTCCGTGCGCGTCGCGCACGGCGGCCAGACGGTCGGCGACCTCGCGGATGGCGGTGTCCCAGTCGATCGCCTCGAAGGTGCCGTCCGCTCGCCGGCGAAGGGGGCTCAGCAGCCGCTCGCCGCGACCGTTCTGGTAGTAGTCGAGTCGCAGCGCCTTCTCGCACGTGTAGCCCTCGGACGCGGGGTGCGCCTTGTCGCCGCGGGTGCGTTCGAACGTTCGACCGTCAGCACCGAGTCGGATCTCGATGCCGCAGTTGCACTCGCAGAGGATGCAGGCGGTCGGGTGCCAGGCGCTCGGGACCTCGTCGGTCGAGGTCGCGTGGTTGGTGTCGGTGTCGGTCATGTCAACGTCCCGTGAACCGTGCCGGGCGTCGTTCGATGAACGACGCGATCCCCTCTTGGAAGTCGGCCGTCACCATCACGGCCTTGCTCATCGCCGGAATGGCGTCGATCGCGGTGGGCTCGTCTTCATCGAGCGCGAGGCGGGCGTTGGCGATGGTGTGCCGCAGCGCGAGCGGCGCGCACTGAAGTAGTTCGCGCGCCACCTCCACCGCGCGCCCACGTTGACGGCCGGGCTCGACCACTTCTTGCACGAGGCCGATCCGCAGCGCCTCGTCGGCGCTGAACTCGTCGGCCCGCAGCAGGTGATACATGGCGTTGCCCCATCCGGCGCGCTGCACGTAGCGGATCGTCGCACCGCCGAGCGGCGCGAGCCCGCGCTTGGGTTCGAGCTGGCAGAAGCGCGTGTCGGACGCGGCCACCACGATGTCGCCGGCCAGGGCGATCTCGATGCCGATGGTGAACGTGATTCCCCGCACGGCGGTCACCAACGGCTTGGTCAACCGGCGTTGCAGCCCGAACGGGTCGACCGCGTCGGACGGTGGGCCGGGCTCGGCGTCGGGACCGAAGAACAGCGGCATCTCCAACCCGGCGGTGGTGTGGTCGCCCGCGAAGGTGAGCACGCCGACGAACAGCTCGGGATCGTCGTCCAGGCGGGTGTAGGCCGCGGCGAGCTCGTTGCTGATCTTCGGGGTGAACGCGTTCTTCTTCTCGACCCGGTCGACGGTCATCACCAGGATCCGGTCGTCGACGACTTCGGTTTGCACTTGCCCATGAGGGTGGCGGTCCACGGTCGACACCTCTGTCGGTGGTTGCATGATGGAACGGACACTAGAAGAGTGGGTTACATGATGCAACCCACTCCGGTAGGGTGGTCGACGTGAAGCGCACCGACACGTCCGGGTGGCCGTGCACCATCGCCCGCAGCGCCGATCTTCTGGGCGATCACTGGAACCTGCTGCTCATCCGCCAGGCCTGTCTCGGCACGCGTCGCTTCGACGACTTCCAGGCCGAGCTCGGCATCGGGCGCAACATCCTCACGCAGCGGCTCGCGCGACTTGTCGACGAAGGGATCCTCACGCGCGTCGAGTACCAGCAGAACCCGACGCGCTTCGAGTACCGGCTCACCGACAAGGGCCGGGACGCGTATCCGATCCTCGCGGCTATGGCGGCTTGGGGTGAGCGTTGGCTCATCGGACCGGAAGGAACGCCGCTCGTGCTGCACCACACGGAGTGCGATCACGACATGCACGCCGTCGTGGTGTGCAGCGAGTGCGCCCAACCACTCGACGTTCGCCACGTCCGCGCCAAGACCGGGCCCGGCTTCTCGGGCTGAGTGACCGCGGTCCGCTGACGTCGCGGGGCGGGCTCAGACACCGGTCGTCGTGTTTCGGTCGCGGAGCAGTCGGAGGGTGACCGGTACGGCTTGTCCGCCGTAGAAGTGGATGAGCATCACGATGACCGCCGCGAGCTGGAGGTACGCCGGGAAGAACGCGGCTCGTTCCATCGAGGCCACCTCGGGGACCGCAACTCCGCCGGCGTCGGCGGCGAGCACGACCAGGAGGTCGAGCATGAGTTCGGACGGCAGCGCGGTCGCCTTCGATCCTTCGAGGGTCGCGATCCACCACTCGGCGGAGCGACTACCGGCTCGGGCGCGAAACACGTGCAGCAAGCGGGCGAGGGTTTCGGTGCCCGCGGTCGCGAGCGCACTCGCGTCGTGGAGCGCGGCTGCAGCCTCCGTCACCTGCTCGAGCCTCGCTTCGTGAACACAGAGCTCTTCGACGGCGTCAATGAAGGCCTCTGCGGCGCTCACCTGTCGGCCGCTCATAGTGCTCACGCGCCGGCGAGACGGGTTTGGCGGGCGACGGCGAGCACGGAGCCGTCGGGGGCCCACATGGTGGCGTCCTCGACG belongs to Actinomycetota bacterium and includes:
- a CDS encoding crotonase/enoyl-CoA hydratase family protein, whose protein sequence is MQPPTEVSTVDRHPHGQVQTEVVDDRILVMTVDRVEKKNAFTPKISNELAAAYTRLDDDPELFVGVLTFAGDHTTAGLEMPLFFGPDAEPGPPSDAVDPFGLQRRLTKPLVTAVRGITFTIGIEIALAGDIVVAASDTRFCQLEPKRGLAPLGGATIRYVQRAGWGNAMYHLLRADEFSADEALRIGLVQEVVEPGRQRGRAVEVARELLQCAPLALRHTIANARLALDEDEPTAIDAIPAMSKAVMVTADFQEGIASFIERRPARFTGR
- a CDS encoding LLM class flavin-dependent oxidoreductase, which gives rise to MTLRVGIGAAPGRPEAVEFVRQAERLGVDSVWCPEFWAGDAFTPLAYLAACTSTIKLGSGIAQLGARTPAMLAMTAQSLHALSGGRCLLGIGTSGPQVMEGWHGVAFDKPVRRTRETIEIIRAITAGERLDYHGEIYELPLPGSEGRAIRSLMPPMHLPIYVASLGPANLRLTGELADGWIGTSFFPETADVFLAPIREGAARAGRDIADLDLTVAVGVEFTDDVEAAGRRHADGYAFTIGAMGSAGTNFYNNAFERQGYGDDIREVQRLWLMGEKDAARRRVPTAIGLGTNLVGTDDLVRDRLRLYRDAGITTLRANLHGGGDVDLDRQLGDLAQLLDLVREVNDESTDADRR
- a CDS encoding helix-turn-helix transcriptional regulator, translating into MKRTDTSGWPCTIARSADLLGDHWNLLLIRQACLGTRRFDDFQAELGIGRNILTQRLARLVDEGILTRVEYQQNPTRFEYRLTDKGRDAYPILAAMAAWGERWLIGPEGTPLVLHHTECDHDMHAVVVCSECAQPLDVRHVRAKTGPGFSG